One Glycine max cultivar Williams 82 chromosome 3, Glycine_max_v4.0, whole genome shotgun sequence DNA window includes the following coding sequences:
- the LOC100783107 gene encoding probable serine/threonine-protein kinase cdc7 codes for MAESEFEPNRVHDLEEKSWHLLALLFRIGHAVYPQRLAAQCRLFAASPDFVCYVSTLPGSPLSVTDNGLVTPSVSAVFALGSFFSLRFSPPQTHRFRKRKLLFDSAEDGRERKRLAIRHGLREFSFQSFADAAEALMRSNFPVIKFESQNIGSGNFVFLLRIDKNEECSGCPMSNFEHRGANNDASTTMSNGEVSKSIIEVLTKKISIIKTSYLNCPKLVDKNRFMECNLFVVDPPCKEGIVNNLGIGKKIDYFDTFTHDCAEQNSIHHVDEDGIGKSNTCKDQPREPNEDDEVESGSKKGLIDSGTNRVKEDVAQRVNAALCGEALTNGLEQKNHVHAMNLEKESERNTGTKSTNKISNSSSTPKRPLKSSSILKGGQKNDLHPKSQILKESLVSNKFGNVPKNVDQRKNEQNLTARKQNHKENMAGNIATTTKVEKRAYPSFEAFTIEEEEGSGGYGTVYRAQRTTDGKRVAIKCPHTNAHKNHVNNERSMLERFGGKNYIIRYEGSFKNGNSDCFVLEHVHHDRPEVLKKEIDIVQLQWYGYCMFRALYCLHKEGVVHRDIKPGNFLFSRKLSKGYLIDFNLAMDLKQKHNIGSKSKPSHDAASNIVSFSSGSAPLVRDKNLGGSKSLTSNKRALADYKNYSELNRHVKQKDCTGPLKNCPDKAGGSFLRAQGTDGSGVTSAKDPSTRTASAERLREPLPSHGRKELISFVNTMKCANNSSTIGPSSQRKRVTAPSSKVDGKIFNITPMPLHSSTVGGGLMRSKGDGKKKEGSCVGTKGFRAPEVLLRSQHQGHKIDIWSAGVTLLYMVIGKTPFTGDPEQNIKEIVKLRGSEEFWEVAKLHDRELSFPVELLDDRYLQSWDLEGWCKIHTKRPEFLEQIPKSLFDLIDKCLTVNPRNRLSAEDVLRHEFFDSLHESLRKQRMLHRHRALRSDAAASRAI; via the exons ATGGCAGAGTCCGAATTCGAACCAAACCGAGTCCATGACCTCGAAGAGAAATCGTGGCACCTCCTCGCGCTCCTCTTCCGAATCGGCCACGCCGTTTACCCGCAACGCCTCGCCGCGCAGTGCCGTTTGTTCGCCGCCTCGCCTGACTTCGTCTGCTACGTCAGCACTCTCCCCGGCTCGCCGCTCTCCGTCACCGACAACGGGCTCGTCACGCCCTCCGTCAGCGCCGTCTTCGCCCTCGGAAGCTTCTTCTCCCTCCGCTTCTCGCCGCCGCAGACGCACCGTTTCAGGAAACGCAAGTTGCTTTTCGATTCCGCCGAAG ATGGAAGAGAGCGCAAGAGGTTAGCGATTCGTCATGGACTTCGAGAATTTTCGTTCCAG AGTTTTGCTGATGCTGCAGAGGCTCTGATGAGAAGCAATTTCCCtgtaataaaatttgaatcacaGAATATAGGTAGTGGAAATTTTGTATTCCTCTTGCGTATTGATAAAAATGAAGAGTGTTCTGGTTGTCCAATGTCAAATTTTGAACATCGGGGAGCCAATAATGATGCCAGCACAACCATGTCTAATGGAGAGGTTTCTAAATCTATTATCGAAGTGCTGACCAAAAAAATATCCATTATCAAAACAAGTTACTTGAACTGTCCGAAGCTAGTGGACAAAAATAGATTCATGGAATGCAATCTCTTTGTTGTGGATCCCCCATGCAAAGAGGGAATAGTTAACAACCTTGGAATTGGGaagaaaatagattattttgacACATTTACGCATGACTGTGCTGAACAAAACAGTATTCATCATGTGGATGAAGATGGTATTGGTAAAAGTAATACTTGCAAAGATCAACCAAGAGAACCAAATGAAGATGATGAGGTGGAAAGTGGTTCAAAGAAAGGGCTGATTGATTCTGGCACAAATAGAGTCAAGGAAGATGTTGCTCAGAGGGTCAATGCTGCACTATGTGGAGAAGCATTGACTAATGGTTTGGAACAAAAGAACCATGTCCATGCAATGAATTTGGAAAAGGAGAGTGAGAGAAACACAGGGACTAAGTctactaataaaatatcaaattcctCTTCAACTCCTAAGCGACCTTTGAAATCTTCTAGCATATTAAAGGGAGGACAGAAGAATGATCTCCACCCCAAGTCACAAATTCTTAAAGAGTCATTAGTCAGTAATAAATTTGGTAATGTTCCAAAAAATGTTGATCAACGTAAAAATGAACAGAATCTTACAGCAAGGAAGCAAAATCATAAAGAGAACATGGCTGGAAATATTGCCACTACTACTAAG GTGGAGAAAAGAGCATATCCATCATTTGAAGCTTTTAcaatagaggaagaagaaggttcaG gtGGTTATGGCACCGTTTACCGTGCTCAAAGAACTACTGATGGAAAACGGGTTGCAATAAAAT GTCCTCATACTAATGCTCATAAAAACCATGTAAATAATGAACGGAGTATGCTCGAGCGTTTTGG TGGTAAAAACTATATAATAAGGTATGAGGGCTCTTTTAAAAATGGCAACAGCGACTGCTTTGTTTTAGAACATGTTCACCATGATAGACCTGAG gttttgaaaaaagaaattgatataGTTCAGCTTCAATGGTACGGGTATTGCATGTTCAGGGCCCTTTATTGCTTGCACAAAGAG GGAGTTGTTCACAGAGACATTAAACCTGGAAACTTCCTTTTCTCTCGAAAGCTAAGCAAAGGCTATCTTATTGATTTTAACCTTGCCATG GATTTAAAGCAGAAGCACAACATCGGAA GTAAATCTAAACCAAGCCATGATGCAGCATCCAATATTGTTTCTTTCTCTTCTGGTTCTGCCCCTCTGGTCCGAGACAAGAACCTTGGAGGCAGCAAGTCTTTAACATCCAATAAAAGGGCTTTGGCAGATTATAAGAATTATTCTGAACTTAATAGGCATGTAAAGCAAAAGGATTGTACCGGTCCTCTGAAAAATTGTCCTGATAAGGCTGGTGGGAGTTTTCTTAGAGCACAAGGAACAGATGGCTCTGGTGTAACTTCTGCGAAAGATCCTAGCACTAGGACTGCTTCTGCAGAGAGGCTCAGGGAACCTTTACCTTCCCATGGAAGAAAGGAGCTTATCAGCTTTGTGAATACCATGAAATGTGCAAACAACAGTTCAACAATAGGCCCTTCTTCACAAAGGAAAAGGGTTACTGCTCCCTCAAGCAAGGTAGATGGCAAGATTTTTAATATTACTCCGATGCCTTTGCATTCATCTACTGTTGGTGGGGGATTAATGAGAAGCAAAG GtgatggaaagaaaaaagaaggttcATGTGTTGGAACCAAAGGATTCCGTGCTCCGGAG GTTTTGTTAAGGTCTCAGCATCAGGGACATAAGATTGATATTTGGTCAGCTGGAGTCACTCTACTCTACATGGTGATCGGGAAGACTCCTTTCACTGGCGACCCAGAACA gaatataaaagaaattgttAAATTGCGGGGCAGTGAAGAGTTTTGGGAAGTGGCCAAGCTACATGACCGTGAATTATCTTTTCCAgtg GAGTTACTTGATGACCGATACTTACAGTCATGGGACTTAGAAGGCTGGTGCAAGATTCACACAAAGAGACCAGAGTTTCTTGAGCAGATCCCGAAATCGCTGTTTGATTTGATAGACAAGTGTCTAACAGTTAACCCAAGAAATAGGCTCAGTGCTGAAGATGTTCTAAGGCATGAATTCTTTGACTCACTGCATGAGTCCCTGAGGAAGCAAAGGATGCTTCATCGACATCGAGCTCTCAGGTCGGATGCAGCAGCTTCCAGAGCAATCTGA